In Osmerus eperlanus chromosome 4, fOsmEpe2.1, whole genome shotgun sequence, the sequence GACGCAACTTGTTAAGTCAGCTGCAGAGACAAATTGTTCTGAGCCTTTACCGACTTCCCTcaaatttctgtctctctccgaaAATTATGATTTATTAAGACTCCTGTCCGTTAAGGTAGAGGATCAATCACTTGTTGGGGAATAAGAGCCATGGCAACACCTCTAGAACAGACGATGCACATAACCCCAAAGCTGCATATTTCAGGGTTCAATGTCCACATCTTGAGAACTCAATCAACACACACTACAAGTGGTCCACTCCCAGCATCTCTCATAAACATGAGTTaagcaaaaaataataataatatatatatatatgcaaatGTATTTTGGCTCATCATGACAAATAGGCTTCGgcctcccccacccctttcccccctaaaactcacaGATGTGTTATCTTGGCTAATTTCGTCCATCTGCTTCATCAGCATTCCCTGATAGCGGCATACATCAATATGAACGGCTAACGCTAACAGCTGGGCTCATCATCCCTCCCCTTCGGCGCAGGCAACGTGTGCTCTCATCGGCCCCAGTGTTCAAGGAGCCCCGTGTTAGCCTACTTGCTACGCTTGACTGGCGTGTGCTGGTCCGGGCTGTCCGCTGAGGGCAGAGTGCCATCCTGCTGtgagggggagacggaggaggcgGTGAGAGAGTGCATGGCCCGGACcttctgcagtctcccggtcagCTCTTCTTCGCAGGCCTGCAGCAGGGCCGAGGTCCTCTCAGGGCTCCAGCCAAGCACCTGTTCCATGGAGGCTGTGCCCTTGCTCACCACCATCTGCGCATGGAGGAAAAGCGAGACAGATTGGGAGCTTTGTTTCTGCTAGGCTAGAAATAGACACAATCTGCGCCGGAAACCTCGCTAACTCCTTCAAAAAGCGGAAAGTATTTATTTAATCATTACCACTACTCCAAGCAGTGCTTTTGATGATGTTCATGGTTCAAGGTGGACAGATAAGTGGTAGAGAAACTATTCAATTCACTTGGTTAATCCCAAAGGAATTTCAAGATTCATATTCAAGGGTTCTCTAAATGCAAACAGAGTGGTTTGATATCAATATTATAATTATCATTTTACCTTGAGCTATTAATGGGAAACATTTTGACAAATAGCTTCAGGAAACCACCAACTTCTCCTCCCTGACGCTCATGGAGATTTCGAAAGAGAGGTCTTATAAATGGCCTGCTCCCGTCACCATGACGCACACGAAAAATATCTATCACCTCAGGTCGTAGGCAGTCTTCTTATTTGTTGACAGGGTTTACAGTTTGACCATGTAGCGAGCTTCTCGTTGCTACGTTTTGCCTAGGACCACATACAGTACGTGAGGTGAGTGAAGCACAGAGAGATAGTGCCACCTAGTGGACATATGATCCCAAGCACTTCACAGTCTCTGCCAGATGATCCGTTTCTGTAGTTCCTACTGTAACCCTGGCTTGTTCTCCTCATTCAGTCGTATCTCATTCTGGCTGAATAGCTAAGTAACTGTGGGTTCATACTGACTGTAGGGGTCATGGGGTCATACTGACTGTAGGGGTCATGGGGTCATACTGACTGGAAGCAGGTGTCCTCAGGTTTGGTGTTCACAGGAAAGGTGAGTACCTGGATCTCCTCGTTGGAGAGCCTGGTCTCGGGGCTGGTCTTGCCCTTCAAGACCATCAGAGTCCTGGACATGAAACCTGAAGATGAGTCCACCTCCATCCCATCAGGCACATCCATGTCACCTGCCCCTGTCACCACGACAACAAGCGTGTCACAAACTTCTGACATCATCTGACAGTCAGAGAGAATCAGAACAAAATGAGAGTAAGGGAGTGCATGGTCAGAATGGTAGTGTGCGTAAGATGGGATGGTTGTTTGTAGTCAGAGCAACGGCTCCCCCTAGAGACCAAGTACACTCAACACGTACAgactgtaggagggtgagaagTCACAGTACGCGTTTGTCTTTCATCagtacaaaaataaatatatttgacATTCTCATTCTCTACGCTGCTAGTCTCAGTAGGAGGGCACAACCTGTAGCAACACCCCACTCCTGCTTAGTCAAACAATGGTCATATCTAAAAGGTATGCAAAGGTGTGAGTGTCTTTCACATGCTTTGTACACCGAATCCCACTGACACCCATCACTTCCTCTGAGATCCCACAGGATTCAGAACTGGTCATCCTTCCTGGGCAGGGCCTTAACTATCTGTACCAGATGTTTCTCATTCCTACCGGTCTGGCTGGGCAGGGCCAGCTGgctgtcctccttctccacagCTCTGAGGTACAGCTGGAGCAGCTCCTTGgattgcctctcctcctccctgcggtCCAACACCCTCTGAAGAGTCTCCTGGAGGTTCTGAGCCTTCTTCTCCTGGAAGCCAAGGGCGGAGGCCAGCTCCAAGCCAGGGACGTCCACCAGGGACTGGGGGAAAACCAAAAACATGACCCAAAAACTTGGAGGCTCACCCCAGTGATCGTCTGACATGTTCAAAGCCTGCTCCTCCTGACACAGCCTGAACCTAGTCGTCGATTGTCAGAACTCAACGATGTATCTCCTTTGTCCTTGACAGGGATCCAGTAGAATTAATCGTATTAGTTTGAATGTTAGACCATGTATTAACTGAATGCAACGCTAGCGAGCGTCAGCGACAAAATCAGTTTGTCTGCCTCGTTTTCTATTGGAACATCCTAGCTAGACCTGAGCGAAGCTGCGCGCCGTTTGGGAATAACTTTTTGTTGGTGTTAGTGTGAGGTTACCTGCAGGTCGGCCTCAGACATGAGGATGATGCTGGCCAGGTCCTGCCTCAGCTGCTGAGCCAGGGACTGCCAGGACCGGGGAACAGCCAAGGAGCTGTCCACTGAATCTGCCTCCACTGTCTCCAGGTCCATAGAGTCCCTGCTCAGCCATGCCGTCCCTCCGTCAACTGCAAGGGAAAAGAGACACTATGTCAGTCAGTCTCTGAGACAGGAGGACattggggaggatgggaggcatGTCCAGACTGGGTTAATCCCAAAGCTTTAGTTGGTTTGTTTAACAACCCAACTTTTTTGTGTCTGGATTTGACTGAAACTTTGTATTCAAAAACGTTTTACATTttatactgtaactgaatgttgGCATGACGATATTCATTACATTACAGTGGAGCTTTGGTGAGCgtttgatcaaaacaaaaacaaaaaactcaCTTTTTTTAAGTGGGGCCCATGTCTCTCTTTGGTGCAAAAGCATGAACTTTGTGTTGGGTGGTAAGCACAAGAAATAGGCTTCGTCTTCTACTATTGTCCCGTCATCTTCTAAAACCACAGAGACGGCGTCTGGATCGAAGCCAAGAGACTCGCATCCTAAGGGGAGGAATGGTTAAAAAACAACAAAGTAGTTCAACACACGTTTCAAGACATTTCGGGGAAAAATGGTTGAACTGGTAAGGTTAATTAAATGAGGTACAGTGACATTTCGAGTCACATTCAAGTTTATAATTTGAATGCTGGAACATGTTCCCTGACATGAAATGTTTCAGTCCGAGACAATGATGTACCATACGTGTAGGCCTATACGTAGACATAGAATGTGGTCGGGCTAGGAGGATGCATTCCGATAGCCAAGTGGAATGTTGCTTCCAGTGTGCCAAGCCGTGTTCTCGTTGAGCAATAAACTAGGCGTCTTTACTTCTTTATATTTAGCAAAACAGTGGTTGCAACTCCTGAGGTTTCTACTTAAATTGAAACCACGAGTCCTGAAAGGAGCATTCTAACATTCACGTTTTGCTCAGAAGACGTGGGAGGTATGCACCCCTCCTTGTGAATCGCACACTAGGAATGGAGCGATGCATACAGTGTCAGGCAAGTCCGCGCAAGAAGGAAATGTGGGGCAAAGCTCTGAGACAAGAGACTGCCCATGAGTATCACATGAGTTGACGCTTTTTTTGCTAGAGGCTTTCAATAAAACCATGAATTATTGTGGTTGGTTCGTAAGACTTTGTGAAAAACATATTGGACATTTGACATATTGGCCACACAGGTTTAAAACCGATACCACTGACGGACCACTAAATACACAAAGACAAGTAATTATTTTCTCATTAAGTTACTACTTTGCAACGTGTGACTCGCTGCTACCAATATATTTGCTAAACTAAATAGCTTACAATACTGAAACTGTGAATGGCCAGCGCGCATCATGAACTTCACGCCTGTTTACTTGTTTACCTTTAATCTTCAGTTGTGTTAAAGAAGAAACCACCAAGCCGTATGATTTCTGCCGTGAAACATTGCACACCTTACAAGGTTTTAATTCTGTCATGACGTCGCTGTCGTAGACAAAGTGAAATTAAGCTAAAGCCGACAGCTTTAAGTTATTTTACCGCCGATTAACTACACACTACCGCTCACAAGGAACTACCTCCAGTAGTTATGATCCTGTTTTCCTTTAGCGATTAATCGTCCTTACCTATTCAGTCAAGAGCAATCATTGACGAATGAATCGATATGTACCCTCGTTTCGTGTCAAAAGACAAAGCGACCCAATCCGTACGTGGGAAAGCAGTACGCCATTCGGATAGGCAGCATCAAAACAGCCGTGGGCCGGGACTGGCAGAGTAAACAAATGATCGTATAGTGACTAGCTAGCAAACACGCTAGTAAAGCCAGGAGAGGGCTGGAAAGATGGCATCGGCTGATCAACCTGATCCTCAAACTCAGGTCTCATTGTTTTCTTTCAGCAACATTTGATTTGAACTGTGCAAAAGCGTTTATTACGCGACAACTCCCGTGACATGAGACTGCATTTTCTGAATAGCTTCCTTTGTTCTTGTTTAGATGTCCCTGTATCACCTagcaagctagcaagctagcgagCAAGTAGTCGCATGTACTATGCGTAAAGTTTGAACATTGGGTTCGAGTGACTCTCGTGGTTTGTTACATGTGCAGGCCGAACTGTCAGTTTGTCAGATAGctgcgctagctagctatagtaTAAGCCAACATTAATTGTACCTGTAGTATAAATTGCCTGATGTCGGTCTATCTTACGTAATAGTTCAATGCTCACGAGAAAAGGTCAATGATGatactgctagctagctaactagactATAAATGCAGAGGAAGTCCAACGCGCTTTCAGTTTGCCTCCAACTTTTCAACTGTACAAATCCACTTAATCAAAGTTAGCCATTTCAGTATTGGTCGAAGTGTTACGCATGACTATTATCATAGTTACACTAAATCACATGGGTACAGCTGAATGCATGATCAACAATTATTTGAGGAGGACGACTATGATTCTGCAAAAAACATTTGTCAACAATAGTTTCAGGCAACAACACATCAAGATTAGGTTGTCAAGTTTTAAGTTTATTTGCCATATGTATCAAATACAGGTACTCTTGACTGTTTCGGGTGGCATATCTAAACCTATTATAAATAGGCTAGC encodes:
- the dffa gene encoding DNA fragmentation factor subunit alpha, yielding MTELKPCKVCNVSRQKSYGLVVSSLTQLKIKGCESLGFDPDAVSVVLEDDGTIVEDEAYFLCLPPNTKFMLLHQRETWAPLKKIDGGTAWLSRDSMDLETVEADSVDSSLAVPRSWQSLAQQLRQDLASIILMSEADLQSLVDVPGLELASALGFQEKKAQNLQETLQRVLDRREEERQSKELLQLYLRAVEKEDSQLALPSQTGAGDMDVPDGMEVDSSSGFMSRTLMVLKGKTSPETRLSNEEIQMVVSKGTASMEQVLGWSPERTSALLQACEEELTGRLQKVRAMHSLTASSVSPSQQDGTLPSADSPDQHTPVKRSKRQT